A genome region from Cutaneotrichosporon cavernicola HIS019 DNA, chromosome: 5 includes the following:
- a CDS encoding uncharacterized protein (GPI-GlcNAc transferase complex, PIG-H component) has product MLTTPLSKHPQYTAFELTTTAATDDSSGVITEHRVTPRTRNNLGPCAFLLVTTIVLIWWRFPNPWQPKPLLATVALVLVFTFTLSSCWRVLYQSVTPLPGLGVQLATVRGFGLGPKSIARRFVPLDDISTVIIHEGLRRWNVRYYLGVVRKRGKVVVAFDAVHAHPEVLREVYHGVREALYDEYADETSDKRLEHCTYNSSLHALH; this is encoded by the exons ATGCTCACAACCCCTCTCTCAAAGCATCCACAGTACACGGCCTTCGAGCTCACTACCACAGCTGCAACGGATGACAGCAGTGGTGTGATCACCGAGCACCGTGTGACACCGCGGACTCGGAACAATCTCGGCCCGTGCGCATTCCTGCTTGTCACAACCATTGTTCTCATCTGGTGGCGTTTCCCCAACCCGTGGCAACCAAAACCGCTCCTTGCCACCGTGGCACTCGTACTCGTATTCACATTCACACTCTCATCGTGCTGGCGTGTGCTCTACC AATCTGTCACGCCACTGCCTGGCCTGGGAGTACAGCTCGCAACCGTTCGCGGGTTCGGCTTGGGCCCTAAATCCATCGCCCGGAGGTTTGTGCCGCTAGATGACATCTCCACCGTTATCATTCACGAAGGGTTGCGCCGGTGGAATGTGCGGTACTACCTTGGCGTAGTGAGGAAGCGAGGAAAGGTTGTCGTCGCATTTGAT gcggTGCATGCCCACCCCGAGGTGCTGCGCGAAGTTTACCATGGGGTACGAGAGGCGCTATACGACGAGTATGCCGACGAGACGAGTGACAAGCGACTAGAACATTGTACCTATAACTCATCGCTTCATGCATTGCATTGA
- a CDS encoding uncharacterized protein (Spizellomyces punctatus DAOM BR117) has translation MHGPQHQAMNRRVSGGQVPQQANLQNLGVNPAPPSQPHSNASHPHGQANSHPHPGHPSLSPTRLDLAALFPAAQIDSNNGPNPTEYYNARMLPGYQQGLPTQSGAQGGRGRRSEDAVAAALGMHTAAPTHPSNPPQLQMHRHSPGAMARSPSASGVMVEDDPVKPFLDGFAAAVNEPTQRAMWTELIKLKTKSLEHAIADARARERTAEVTLLKLQQGIRSINQNRQSLQVGGFQQGANYSNFPLVAHARSPAVEPQQGFPEAVPNVTMPPPQQPQQPQQPQQAQQPQQPQQAQQAQPPPPQQQQQQVQQQLSQQQQAAQFSNELGPMTMSPFDLEAMLQGAGNSLDNLFAWLPDNGATDMPKTANPADLLVGGELMMPMGSSITDGPTPITPASPPIKRPHSPESDESPAAPPAKKGKVRGEKKLVIEQHACCQQCGTTIARVLIRAPKSAIPSPISVEFRCPDCTGVHQPPTFDPHAAMGSGPAIGSTETRKRMRTAMEDDDMLSDDPSRRRCFCDVCQRVVCVGQVVGGPERQPLGNMTEIVCASCDSKYQRCTDCGGGGGPRVGIGKWRLKQVFQVGRKTCSLSHNRLGDRPREIGVHVTPSDFTPEQLKEVVARCKTLWTEKTLSRLAVPEMLEIDLPPHITNPLRNYNDVENIVHRCWPSREAMIRAEGADPARFKRLLGLTWAHARSRRSVRTVDIEEQYAHHQQADDDNVSTVLANVKRTTAVIPPGSELIGMWGGEWDMDSGSLLVSTLIPFEGTDGEDHSALSVGELITKVQQLQQAMNEQRTTEAAVAGCKSELVRPCEHLWVVSGGSMPLIRERMADILVRKRSFVHVEEYLTRHPDFVNALKARPAGLHPEQHEPLPHQVEKDHMYRGPGPLVLVRWLGKDYDAQKILEIKQMEFGGSKAKKLKKMPKSKV, from the exons ATGCACGGCCCTCAGCATCAG GCAATGAATCGCCGCGTCTCTGGCGGTCAGGTTCCTCAGCAAGCCAATCTCCAGAACCTCGGCGTAAaccccgccccgcccagCCAGCCCCACTCCAACGcctctcatcctcacgGTCAGGCTAACTCGCACCCTCATCCCGGCCACccgtcgctgtcgccgacCCGCCTggacctcgccgccctctTCCCCGCCGCCCAAATCGACAGCAACAATGGCCCAAACCCGACTGAGTACTACAATGCCCGTATGCTGCCGGGGTACCAGCAAGGCCTGCCTACGCAGTCGGGGGCGCagggaggacgaggccgccgaTCCGAGGATGCGGTTGCAGCCGCACTAGGGATGCACACAGCGGCTCCCACGCACCCATCCAACCCACCCCAACTCCAGATGCACCGTCACAGTCCGGGGGCGATGGCGCGCAGCCCGAGCGCTTCCGGCGTTAtggtggaggacgacccCGTCAAGCCTTTCCTTGACGGCTTCGCGGCGGCAGTCAACGAACCGACACAGCGCGCAATGTGGACCGAGCTTATCAAGCTCAAGACCAAGAGTCTCGAGCATGCCATTGCCGacgcccgcgcccgcgaGCGCACCGCCGAGGTCACACTCCTCAAGCTGCAGCAGGGCATCCGTTCGATCAACCAGAACCGCCAAAGCTTGCAAGTCGGCGGATTCCAACAGGGTGCCAACTACAGCAACTTCCCCCTGGTCGCTCATGCCCGCTCCCCCGCTGTTGAACCCCAACAGGGCTTCCCAGAGGCCGTGCCTAACGTTACCATGCCACCTCCCCAGCAGCCCCAGCAACCCCAGCAGCCCCAGCAGGCCCAGCAGCCCCAGCAGCCCCAGCAGGCCCAGCAGGCCcagccgcctccgccgcagcaacaacaacaacaagtTCAACAACAGCTGAGTCAGCAACAACAGGCGGCACAATTCAGCAACGAGCTTGGGCCGATGACGATGTCACCATTCGACCTGGAAGCCATGCTCCAAGGCGCCGGGAACAGCCTCGACAATCTCTTCGCCTGGCTTCCCGACAACGGCGCGACCGACATGCCGAAGACCGCGAACCCGGCAGACCTCCTTGTCGGTGGCGAGCTGATGATGCCGATGGGTTCGTCTATAACGGACGGCCCGACGCCAATCACCCCGGCGTCACCACCCATCAAGCGGCCCCACTCTcccgagagcgacgagtcGCCAGCCGCACCACCAGCAAAAAAGGGCAAGGTGCGTGGTGAGAAGAAACTCGTGATTGAGCAGCATGCGTGCTGCCAACAGTGCGGTACGACGATTGCGCGTGTGCTCATCCGCGCACCCAAGAGCGCTATTCCGTCGCCGATCAGCGTCGAGTTTCGGTGTCCCGACTGCACCGGGGTGCACCAGCCACCAACGTTCGACCCGCATGCGGCAATGGGTTCGGGGCCAGCGATAGGCAGCACGGAGACGCGCAAGCGCATGCGCACGGCgatggaggacgacgacatgctcAGCGACGAcccgtcgcgtcgtcgctgttTCTGCGACGTGTGCCAGCGCGTCGTGTGTGTCGGGCAGGTGGTGGGTGGCCCTGAGCGCCAGCCTCTCGGCAACATGACTGAGATCGTGTGCGCCTCCTGTGATTCCAAGTACCAGCGGTGTACGGActgcggtggcggcggagggCCACGTGTCGGCATCGGCAAGTGGCGCCTCAAGCAGGTGTTCCAGGTCGGCCGCAAGACTTGCTCTCTCTCGCACAACCGCTTGGGCGACCGACCACGCGAGATTGGTGTACATGTAACTCCCTCCGACTTTACCCccgagcagctcaaggaggtTGTCGCGCGCTGCAAGACACTGTGGACAGAGAAGACGCTCAGCCGCTTGGCCGTGCCAGAAATGTTAGA AATCGACTTGCCGCCACACATCACCAACCCGCTGCGTAATTacaacgacgtcgagaaCATTGTGCACCGCTGTTGGCCTTCGCGCGAGGCCATGAtccgcgccgagggcgccgacCCCGCTCGCTTCAAGCGCCTCTTAGGGCTGACGTGGGCACATGCGCGCAGCCGGCGCAGCGTGCGCACTGTCGACATCGAAGAGCAGTATGCACACCACCAACAGGCCGATGACGACAATGTCAGCACGGTGCTAGCGAATGTCAAGCGCA ccacCGCAGTGATCCCACCTGGGTCCGAGCTGATCGGGATGTggggtggcgagtgggacATGGACAGTGGCTCGCTACTCGTCTCGACGCTTATCCCGTTCGAGGGCACCGATGGAGAGGACCACTCGGCCTTATCAGTAGGCGAGCTCATCACCAAGGTCCAACAACTACAGCAAGCCATGAACGAGCAGCGCACGACCGAGGCGGCCGTGGCGGGTTGCAAGTCCGAGCTCGTTCGTCCCTGCGAGCACCTGTGGGTCGTCAGCGGAGGCTCAATGCCGCTCATCCGTGAGCGCATGGCCGACATCCTTGTGCGCAAGCGCTCCTTTGTCCACGTCGAGGAGTACCTCACGCGTCACCCGGACTTTGTCAACGCTCTCAAGGCCCGACCCGCCGGCCTGCACCCCGAGCAGCACGAGCCCCTACCTCACCAAGTCGAGAAGGACCACATGTACCGAGGCCCCGGGCCACTCGTGCTGGTCCGTTGGCTGGGGAAGGACTATGACGCACAAAAGATCCTGGAGATCAAGCAGATGGAGTTTGGAGGcagcaaggccaagaagctcaagaagaTGCCGAAGAGCAAGGTGTAG
- a CDS encoding uncharacterized protein (alpha/beta hydrolase fold): MAEFKTVTYASPDGVDIGLDYSLPPGTGKAPILVWFHGGGLLQGFRKVMPPHIQTASAKHGFCVVTADYRLAPQTRLPGILADIKACIEYLRSPAFASETGDRVDQSKLVVSGGSAGGWLALMLASGIGFKECGIEPPAHPAACAAIYPITDITDKFWTTPQHPVSYLGYEIDRIPLYPYLDPSAPKTSYSLPTDARSQMYHYMVQEAIEQQLLLDGAGVSPASFRIAAGIGSGKFVLPPTYITHGTLDDKVPPRQSEEVAKAAEAAGLPVELELIEGADHLFDFDEGVDMNDMYKFIKSSISTS, translated from the exons ATGGCAGAATTCAAGACGGTCACCTATGCCTCTcccgacggcgtcgacattgGGCTCGACTACTCTCTCCCACCCGGCACAGGCAAAGCGCCAATCCTAGTATGGTTCCATGGCGGCGGACTCCTCCAAGGTTTCCGTAAAGTGATGCCGCCGCACATCCAGACCGCGTCCGCGAAACACGGCTTCTGTGTGGTGACAGCCGACTATCGCCTCGCCCCGCAGACCCGTCTTCCGGGTATTTTGGCCGACATCAAGGCATGTATCGAGTATCTCCGTTCTCCGGCATTCGCGAGCGAGACGGGTGACAGGGTCGACCAGagcaagctcgtcgtctcggGTGGAAGTGCGGGGGGATGGCTGGCACTCATGCTCGCTTCGGGGATTGGGTTCAAGGAGTGTGGGATTGAGCCACCGGCGCATCCGGCGGCTTGTGCAGCTATCTATCCGATTACGGACATTACGGACAAGTTCTGGACGACGCCGCAGCACC CCGTCTCATACCTCGGCTACGAGATCGACCGCATCCCGCTGTACCCGTACCTCGACCCGAGCGCTCCCAAGACGTCCTACTCTCTTCCCACCGACGCCAGGAGCCAGATGTATCACTACATGGTGCAGGAGGCTATTGAGcagcagctcctcctcgatggGGCGGGCGTGTCGCCGGCCAGTTTCCGTATCGCGGCTGGTATCGGAAGCGGCAAGTTTGTCCTCCCGCCGACGTACATTACCCATGGGAC GCTCGACGATAAAGTGCCGCCGCGGcagagcgaggaggtcgccaAGGCTGCTGAGGCCGCGGGCTTGCCtgttgagctcgagcttATTGAGGGTGCTGACCACCTGTTCGACTTTGATGAGGGCGTGGACATGAATGATATGTACAAGTTCATCAAGTCGTCGATTTCAACTAGTTAG
- a CDS encoding uncharacterized protein (Class II aldolase adducin domain protein): protein MLTQTVTQPTLTLRPEPTVVQEEEDIAKFDYGPPPPTFEDKHEERKYLKERLALAYRVLSRECNPEGSAGHLSVRDPVDPACFWVNPFGLHFSRMTASDLLLVDHAGRVVGGGRRGKQTYNAAAFVIHSAIHEARPDVAAVVHAHTPHGKAFSTLGRSLPFYTQDSAVFWNDCALYAAHGGVVLSAKESGEIVGALGKKKTVILQNHGLLAAGGSIESAVAWFMLLENECRCVLAAESAAAMTGRPPVTISPSVAEFTWRETGSEEAGRFEALPFFDLVEEESGGAYRD, encoded by the exons ATGCTTACCCAAACTGTCACCCAGCCTACACTCACCCTCCGTCCCGAGCCTACAGTGGTacaggaagaagaggacATTGCAAAGTTCGACTATGGaccgcctccacccacattcgaggacaagcacgaggagcgcaaATACCTCAAGGAACGGCTGGCACTTGCGTACCGCGTCCTCTCGCGCGAGTGTAACCCCGAAGGCTCAGCCGGTCATCTGAGCGTGCGCGACCCCGTCGACCCGGCTTGTTTCTGG GTTAATCCCTTTGGCCTTCACTTTTCGCGAATGACCGCCTCCGACCTCCTGTTGGTCGACCACGctggccgcgtcgtcggggGTGGTAGGCGGGGGAAGCAGACGTATAACGCAGCGGCTTTCGTGATCCACTCGGCGATCCACGAGGCGCGTCCAGacgtcgcggccgtcgtGCACGCCCACACGCCGCACGGTAAGGCGTTCAGCACCCTCGGTCGTTCGCTGCCCTTCTATACCCAGGACAGCGCCGTGTTCTGGAACGACTGCGCGCTGTATGCTGCCCACGGCGGGGTTGTGCTTAGTGCCAAGGAGAGTGGCGAGATTGTTGGCGCCCTCGGTAAGAAGAAGACTGTGATTCTTCAGAACCATGGCCTGCTCGCTGCGGGGGGGAGTATCGAGAGCGCTGTGGCGTGGTTCATGCT GCTCGAGAACGAGTGCCGCTGCGTACTGGCGGCCGAGTCTGCCGCTGCCATGACTGGTCGTCCACCCGTGACGATCTCGCCGTCTGTCGCCGAGTTTACGTGGCGCGAGACtgggagcgaggaggccggcCGCTTCGAGGCCCTGCCATTC ttcgacctcgtcgaggaggagagcggggGCGCGTACCGCGACTAG
- a CDS encoding uncharacterized protein (dehydrogenase NM domain-like protein): protein MPPTAATSTTGFFQVQPIILNQWDEDTGLARAAGLFLPPSLAASLAPKLRSFAADVITPDITAWITNAEHDLPYIAGSGFTAFGSPQPNSLVTSDGWKKLQDFGLRAGIVPTGYEHELAAYSRVYQALRLYLWCGNAALVTCPSAMQDGAIAVLLREMLKDGPAPGYPAELQDVRRKVFDNALARLMSRDPAYAWTSGQWMTERAGGSDVAGTETVAIRAGPDTSATDIDGNQLGPWKVDGFKWFSSATDCGCVLFLAKTDDSGRLSCFFAPTRKYVNGREEMNGIRIQRLKNKLGTKTVPTAELELKGMRAWLVGEEGRGVAQISTVLNITRLHNAIDSAGQLGRCLAIVRSFARVRTFPSKKAPENLLREVPLFAKSLSGVAVMLRADTLLTHFVAAIVGADDHPTSPHAPIIPRDPGAVSALVRITTPIAKAYTAKHAVWGGQECMESLGGVGYMENTENQEMNLARIFRDINVLPIWEGTTDVLSTDTVKVLRGKSGKAVTETLTEWIEHALSLGTAINALTEEKAAIRSAWARTRDTVGRVSFDEAVSRGRHILWQLGDIICATLLVADAQRDSDPVATEIARRFVGKHHIFRLHREPGDWREETAWDKKILFAGDTNPLLEIKVNAKL from the coding sequence ATGCCTCCCACTGCCGCAACGAGTACGACGGGCTTCTTCCAAGTCCAGCCCATCATCCTGAACCagtgggacgaggacacGGGCCTGGCACGTGCCGCcggcctcttcctcccacccaGCCTCGCCGCGTCTCTGGCGCCCAAGCTGCGCTCCTTTGCCGCTGACGTGATCACGCCCGATATCACGGCCTGGATCACCAACGCCGAGCACGACCTCCCCTACATCGCGGGCTCGGGGTTCACCGCCTTTGGAAGCCCCCAGCCCAACTCCCTCGTGACCTCTGATGGGTGGAAGAAGTTGCAGGATTTTGGGCTTCGCGCTGGCATCGTCCCGACTGGCTACGAGCATGAACTCGCCGCCTACTCACGCGTGTACCAGGCCCTCCGGCTGTACCTGTGGTGCGGTAACGCGGCGCTCGTGACGTGCCCCAGCGCGATGCAGGACGGAGCGATCGCCGTTCTCCTGCGGGAGatgctcaaggacggccCTGCGCCGGGATATCCcgccgagctgcaggaCGTACGCCGCAAGGTGTTTGAcaacgcgctcgcccgcctcaTGTCCCGCGACCCTGCATACGCGTGGACGTCGGGCCAGTGGATGACggagcgcgccggcggGTCCGACGTGGCCGGCACGGAAACGGTCGCCATTCGAGCTGGGCCTGACACGTCAGCCACGGACATTGACGGCAACCAGCTTGGACCGTGGAAGGTGGACGGATTCAAGTGGTTCTCTTCTGCAACGGACTGTGGCTgtgtcctcttcctcgcaAAGACCGACGACAGTGGTAGACTTTCGTGCTTCTTCGCTCCGACGCGCAAGTATGTCAATgggcgcgaggagatgaaTGGCATCCGCATTCAGCGTCTCAAGAACAAGCTCGGCACCAAGACGGTGCCCACTGCCGAGCTTGAACTCAAGGGTATGCGTGCAtggctcgtcggcgaggaaggccgcggcgtcgcgcagATCTCGACCGTGCTCAACATCACGCGCCTGCACAATGCCATCGACTCGGCCGGGCAACTTGGGCGTTGCCTGGCTATTGTACGCTCGTTTGCGCGTGTCCGCACGTTCCCATCCAAGAAGGCACCCGAGAACCTCCTCCGTGAGGTGCCGCTGTTCGCCAAGTCTCTCTCCGGCGTGGCTGTCATGCTCCGCGCCGACACGCTACTGACACACTTTGTGGCGGCGATCGTGGGCGCTGATGACCACCCGACGTCGCCACATGCGCCTATCATCCCGCGCGACCCTGGAGCTGTGAGCGCGCTTGTGCGCATCACCACCCCGATTGCCAAGGCGTACACTGCCAAGCACGCCGTTTGGGGTGGGCAGGAGTGCATGGAgagcctcggcggcgtggggTACATGGAGAACACGGAGAACCAGGAGATGAACCTCGCACGCATCTTCCGTGATATCAACGTCCTCCCAATCTGGGAGGGCACGACCGACGTGCTCTCAACCGACACGGTCAAGGTGCTGCGCGGCAAGAGCGGCAAGGCCGTCACCGAGACGCTGACTGAGTGGATCGAACACGCTCTTTCGCTTGGTACTGCAATCAACGCCCTCacggaggagaaggcggcgaTCCGGAGCGCCTGGGCGCGCACCCGCGACACGGTGGGACGTGTGAGCTTCGACGAGGCTGTGTCGCGTGGCCGCCACATTCTCtggcagctcggcgacatcATCTGTGCCACGCTGCTGGTGGCCGATGCGCAACGCGACAGCGACCCGGTTGCTACAGAGATCGCGCGTCGGTTTGTCGGCAAGCACCACATCTTCCGCCTGCACCGCGAGCCTGGAGACTGGCGCGAAGAGACGGCGTGGGACAAGAAGATTCTCTTCGCAGGCGACACCAACCCCTTGCTCGAGATCAAGGTGAACGCCAAGTTGTAG
- the ISA1 gene encoding uncharacterized protein (Iron-sulphur cluster biosynthesis), with product MAVSESQHKSTTKANAKQKKRPIPQPAPKLIVGNILDIDINNMVESLTRISRIYGEIFQMKLFDMMIFVSSQKLAHALSDESKFDKVVHLPLMEVREFAGDGLFTAFNEEPNWALAHRILIPAFGPLAIKKMQPMMLDVITQMLMFWEHHAGQPLEAADQFTRLTFDTIGYCAFRYRFNSFHSEKVHRFIEVMVKLMLEAQARSRRPGIIKTAMFRSESEHRANVKELHHLCDEIVAARRMNPDPDAHDLLNNMIFDSDPKTGEHLPDKNIRFQMVTFLIAGHETTSGMLSFAMYYLLKNPLTFAKARAEADAAIKKANGSLLDINPADLKYIEAINKESLRLHPSAPSWAVAPRNPEGQTLPGGYHVAQNQVVFVYLPMLHRDPKAWGADAEDFRPERFIDGSTIPPDSWKPFGNGQRACIGRGFALQEAVLALALIVARFDIEMADPSYDLKVFQTLTLKPHDFHIIARPRFGRNQSILSELISSAAGNSGSSYTTEAKRDAAKWSGGNGEKIHVLYGSNSGSCEGLAKEIVSEGDQRGFNMSLGELDSVAGGGMLPTDAPVIIVTASYEGQPTDNARMFVAALAENKDAESLKGVKYMVMGAGHHDWAATFHKIPKFIDRRLEELGAERIEPLSVGDAGEDIVGDFEAFKARVWRRFGSSRESTPAKEDASEPFVLLPRSANMAAPALGCGIETVGTVLDSEVLTSVMPDSPQTCLVTIQLPKGLTYRAGDYLAIFPKNPKPTVDRALEHFGHRTEDTVVFNRPTSFFPLKVPMRLGDLLSSFVELGQPVSKKVLPLIAEYSDDAAKARLKVLEDNYARDIIGPRLSLLDIVLTTPGCKPPLDVFLANLPKMKIRQYSISSTPLESPDVVTLTFTVHTAPSAAGDRVLGVASNYVAFLNKGDNLLCTVKGSAGFYLPADPEVPVVLFAAGSGVAPFIGFIAERAIMAAAGRKVGRTVLYYGTRTPTDIVRKDKFARWVKDGFLEFRPVLSRSDVKEVEGLPGVTLLPEAKYVQDRVWADKEDMAELYDAGAQYYTCGSGRRLGNDLKQTLVKIIAEKRPEGDDETVESIMERLARERYRTDVFL from the exons ATGGCCGTATCTGAGTCTCAACACAAGTCCACCACCAAGGCCAACGCCAAGCAGAAGAAGCGCCCGATCCCCCAGCCGGCGCCCAAGCTCATTGTCGGCAACATTCTCGACATTGATATTAACAACATGGTGGAATCGTTGACGCGCATCTCTCGCATCTACGGCGAGATCTTCCAGATGAAGTTGTTCGACATGATGATCTTCGTCTCGTCGCAAAAGCTTGCCCACGCCCTCTCTGACGAGAGCAAGTTTGACAAGGTCGTACACCTGCCGCTGATGGAGGTGCGCGAGTTTGCAGGCGACGGCCTGTTCACGGCTTTCAACGAAGAGCCCAACTGGGCCCTCGCACACCGCATCCTCATTCCCGCATTCGGCCCGCTGGCCATCAAGAAGATGCAGCCGATGATGCTCGACGTCATCACCCAGATGCTCATGTTCTGGGAACACCACGCGGGCCAAcccctcgaggccgccgaccaGTTCACCCGCCTCACCTTT GACACGATCGGATACTGTGCATTCCGGTACCGCTTCAACTCGTTCCACTCCGAGAAGGTTCACCGGTTCATTGAAGTCATGGTCAAGCTCATGCTCGAGGCGCAAGCTCGCAGTCGCAGGCCTGGAATTATCAAGACCGCCATGTTCCGCAGCGAGTCCGAGCACCGTGCCAACGTCAAGGAGCTACACCACCTTTGCGACGAGATTGTGGCAGCCCGGAGAATGAATCCCGATCCGGACGCGCACGACCTGCTCAACAACATGATCTTCGACTCTGACCCCAAGACAGGCGAACACCTACCCGACAAGAACATTCGTTTCCAGATGGTCACGTTCTTGATTGCAGGACACGAGACGACTTCGGGCATGCTCTCGTTTGCAATGTACTACCTGCTCAAGAACCCACTCACGTTCGCCAAGGCACGCGCGGAGGCCGATGCGGCcatcaagaaggccaaCGGCAGCCTGCTCGACATTAACCCGGCCGACCTCAAGTACATCGAAGCGATCAATAAGGAATCGCTACGACTGCACCCGTCTGCCCCCTCATGGGCTGTGGCGCCGCGGAACCCGGAAGGTCAGACGCTCCCAGGTGGTTACCACGTCGCCCAGAACCAGGTCGTGTTCGTCTACCTCCCGATGCTTCACCGCGATCCCAAGGCGTGGGgcgccgatgccgaggacTTCCGGCCCGAGCGATTCATCGACGGAAGCACGATTCCCCCCGACTCGTGGAAGCCGTTCGGTAATGGACAACGCGCGTGTATCGGCCGCGGCTTTGCTCTGCAAGAGGCCGTCCTGGCGCTTGCGCTGATCGTTGCGCGCTTTGACATTGAGATGGCGGATCCGTCCTATGACCTCAAGGTCTTCCAGACACTCACGCTCAAGCCGCATGATTTCCATATCAtcgcgcgcccgcgctTCGGCCGCAACCAGAGCATCCTGTCCGAGCTCATCTCGTCGGCAGCCGGCAACAGCGGGAGCTCGTACACAACCGAGGCGAAGCGAGACGCGGCCAAGTGGTCCGGTGGCAACGGCGAGAAGATCCATGTCCTGTACGGGTCCAACTCGGGCTCATGTGAGGGCCTCGCAAAGGAGATTGTGAGCGAGGGCGACCAGCGCGGCTTCAACATGAgtctcggcgagctcgactcggtcgctggcggcggcatGCTCCCAACCGACGCGCCAGTGATCATCGTCACGGCATCGTACGAGGGCCAGCCGACGGACAATGCGCGCATGTTTGTTGCGGCCCTAGCAGAGAACAAGGATGCGGAAAGCCTCAAGGGTGTCAAGTACATGGTCATGGGGGCGGGTCATCACGATTGGGCGGCAACGTTCCACAAGATTCCCAAGTTTATCGACAGGCggctggaggagctcggaGCGGAACGCATCGAGCCGCTCTCAGTTGGCGACGCGGGGGAGGACATTGTGGGTGATTTTGAGGCGTTCAAGGCGCGTGTCTGGCGACGCTTCGGCAGCAGTCGTGAATCGACTCCGGCAAAGGAGGACGCGTCGGAGCCATTCGTGCTCCTCCCACGCTCGGCCAACATGGCCGCACCAGCTCTGGGCTGCGGTATCGAAACCGTCGGCACCGTGCTCGATTCCGAGGTACTCACAAGTGTGATGCCCGATTCGCCGCAGACCTGCCTGGTCACGATCCAGCTCCCCAAAGGCCTGACGTATCGGGCGGGCGATTACCTCGCCATCTTCCCCAAAAACCCGAAACCCACGGTGGaccgcgcgctcgagcactTCGGACACCGCACCGAGGACACAGTCGTATTCAACAGGCCAACATCGTTCTTTCCGCTCAAAGTACCCATGCGTCTCGGTGACCTGCTTTCGTCCTTTGTGGAGCTCGGACAGCCAGTCTCAAAGAAGGTACTGCCCCTCATCGCCGAATactcggacgacgcggccaaggctCGCCTCAAGGTGCTTGAGGACAATTACGCCCGGGACATTATTGGGCCTCgcctctcgctcctcgacatcgTCCTCACCACTCCGGGGTGCAAGCCGCCCCTCGacgtcttcctcgccaacctaCCCAAGATGAAGATCCGACAGTACTCGATCTCTTCCACGCCACTCGAGAGCCCCGACGTCGTCACTCTCACGTTCACGGTACACACCGCACCGAGTGCGGCAGGTgaccgcgtcctcggcgttgCCAGCAACTATGTCGCCTTCTTGAATAAGGGCGACAACCTTCTCTGCACCGTCAAGGGCTCAGCCGGCTTCTACCTCCCTGCCGACCCTGAAGTTCCCGTTGTGCTCTTTGCTGCCGGCTCGGGTGTCGCCCCCTTCATCGGCTtcatcgccgagcgcgcgatCATGGCTGCCGCCGGGCGCAAGGTCGGCCGTACCGTGCTGTACTATGGCACGCGGACGCCGACCGACATCGTGCGCAAAGACAAGTTTGCACGATGGGTCAAGGACGGCTTCCTCGAATTCCGACCCGTCCTGTCGCGTTccgacgtcaaggaggtcgagggcctgCCCGGTGTCACTCTCCTCCCCGAGGCAAAGTACGTCCAAGACCGCGTGTGGGCGGACAAAGAAGACATGGCCGAGCTGTACGACGCCGGTGCGCAATACTACACGTGCGGAAGTGGCCGGCGGCTCGGAAACGACCTCAAACAGACACTCGTCAAGATTATCGCGGAGAAGAGgcccgagggcgacgacgagactGTCGAGTCAATCATGGAgcgcctcgctcgcgaGCGATACCGCACCGACGTGTTCCTCTAG